A single Numenius arquata chromosome 1, bNumArq3.hap1.1, whole genome shotgun sequence DNA region contains:
- the LOC141466548 gene encoding sodium-dependent proline transporter-like: MPCTGHLDMPGPLAPTTPPEPTVNIFHTEGTTTDTSSQPWPGPLSQPEILAPSPPRETWASKHEFLLSCLGYCVGLGNIWRFPYLCYRNGGGIFLISYFIMLFIMGLPLFLMELSLGQYGAAGPITVWKCCPLLKGVGVAMLIVSSLVSLYYNVIIAWAFYYLGSSFQSPLPWSCHAPRNADLCQNTSGTTGWVSTSEVFWNEQVLGVTHSSGLGDPGPVQWPLALCLLAAWTLVFLCMLKGIRSSGKVVYFTATFPYLVILILIIRGATLDGSLEGVRFYLSSDWSRLQSAQVWSDAASQIFYSLGIGFGGLLSMASYNKFDNNVIRDTLVITIGNCCTSFFAGFAIFSVLGHMAWRKNIPVGSVVASGPGLAFVAYPEALSLLPGSPFWSILFFLMLLTLGVDTLFGNIEGITTAILDEFPALRDWRRKMVLLGVLCTSFYLLGLLLVTQGGIFWFTLIDTYSTGFGLIIVALFMCLGIAFCYGVDRFCRDIVDMICRCPPWCSHMLGYFKVCWAFFTPCLLLFTLIYTFLEMYGVPLRYGTYKYPPWGTSLGVCMGLLTCLQIPLWATVALCRESGTLSDRFQKATQPLHSWRTATSRDVAGAIIDVPFTITLTNSDFNVLPHGTSED, from the exons ATGCCGTGCACCGGCCACCTCGACATGCCGGGGCCCCTGGCCCCCACCACACCGCCAGAGCCCACG GTCAACATCTTCCATACGGAGGGTACAACCACCGACACCAGCAGCCAGCCCTGGCCGGGACCCCTGTCCCAGCCTGAGATcctggcccccagcccaccccgggAGACATGGGCCAGCAAGCACGAGTTCCTGCTGTCCTGCCTGGGCTACTGCGTGGGGCTGGGCAACATCTGGCGCTTTCCCTACCTGTGCTACCGCAACGGAGGAG gTATCTTCCTCATCTCCTACTTCATCATGCTGTTCATTATGGGGCTACCCCTCTTCCTGATGGAGCTGAGCCTGGGCCAGTACGGGGCCGCAGGTCCCATCACTGTCTGGAAGTGCTGCCCACTCCTCaaag GTGTTGGCGTTGCCATGCTCATCGTGTCCTCCCTGGTGTCCCTCTACTACAACGTCATCATCGCCTGGGCTTTCTACTACCTGGGCTCCTCCTTCCAGAGCCCCCTACCCTGGTCCTGCCATGCCCCCAGGAATGCAGACCTCTGCCAG AACACATCGGGGACCACCGGCTGGGTCAGCACCAGCGAGGTTTTCTGGAA TGAGCAGGTGCTGGGGGTGACACACAGCTCTGGCCTCGGGGACCCCGGCCCCGTGCAGTGGCCCCTCGCCCTCTGCCTGCTGGCAGCCTGGACCCTCGTCTTCCTCTGCATGCTGAAGGGCATCCGCAGCTCCGGCAAG GTGGTGTACTTCACCGCCACCTTCCCCTACCTggtcatcctcatcctcatcatccGGGGGGCCACGCTGGACGGCTCCCTCGAAGGCGTCCGCTTCTACCTCTCCTCGGACTGGAGCAGGCTGCAGAGCGCCCAG GTGTGGAGCGACGCGGCCTCGCAGATCTTCTATTCCCTGGGCATCGGGTTCGGGGGGCTGCTCTCCATGGCTTCCTACAACAAGTTTGACAACAACGTCATCCG ggacaccttggtcatcaCCATCGGGAACTGCTGCACCAGCTTCTTCGCCGGCTTCGCCATCTTCTCAGTGCTGGGACACATGGCCTGGAGGAAAAACATCCCTGTGGGCAGCGTTGTCGCCTCAG GCCCTGGGCTGGCGTTCGTGGCGTACCCCGaagccctctccctgctgcccggCTCCCCGTTCTGGtccatcctcttcttcctcatgctccTCACGTTGGGCGTGGACACTTTG TTTGGGAACATCGAGGGCATCACCACCGCCATCCTGGATGAGTTCCCAGCCCTGCGCGACTGGAGGAGGAAGATGGTGTTGCTGGGTGTGCTCTGCACCTCCTTCTACCTGCTGGGGCTCCTGCTGGTCACCCAG GGTGGCATCTTCTGGTTCACCCTCATTGACACCTACAGCACCGGCTTCGGGCTCATCATCGTCGCCCTCTTCATGTGTCTGGGCATTGCCTTCTGCTACG GTGTGGACCGGTTCTGCCGGGACATCGTGGACATGATCTGCCGGTGCCCGCCCTGGTGCAGCCACATGCTGGGCTACTTCAAGGTGTGCTGGGCCTTCTTcaccccctgcctgctgctg TTCACACTCATCTACACCTTCCTGGAAATGTATGGCGTCCCCCTGCGCTACGGCACCTACAAGTACCCCCCCTGGGGCACGAGCCTGGGGGTCTGCATGGGCCTCCTCACCTGCCTGCAGATCCCGCTGTGGGCCACCGTGGCCCTGTGCCGCGAGTCGGGGACGCTGAGCGAC CGCTTCCAGAAGGCCACGCAGCCCTTGCACTCCTGGAGGACGGCCACCTCCCGGGATGTGGCCGGAGCCATCATCGACGTGCCGTTCACCATCACCCTGACCAACAGCGACTTCAACGTGCTGCCCCACGGCACCAGCGAGGACTGA